In a genomic window of Urocitellus parryii isolate mUroPar1 chromosome 2, mUroPar1.hap1, whole genome shotgun sequence:
- the Hmgn1 gene encoding non-histone chromosomal protein HMG-14 has translation MPKRKVSSAEGAAKEEPKRRSARLSAKPAPAKADAKPRKAAGKDKSSDKKVQKGKRGAKGKQAEVANQETKEDLPAENGETKNEESPASDEAEEKEAKSD, from the exons ATGCCCAAGAGGAAG GTCAGCTCGGCCGAAGGCGCGGCGAAGGAGGAG CCCAAGCGGAGGTCGGCCCGCCTGTCGGCT AAGCCTGCTCCTGCCAAGGCGGACGCCAAGCCCCGGAAGGCGGCGGGCAAG GATAAATCATCAGACAAAAAAGttcaaaaagggaaaaggggagcaAAGGGAAAACAGGCTGAAGTGGCTAACCAGGAAACTAAAGAAGATTTACCTGCAGAAAATGGAGAAACGAAAAACGAGGAG AGTCCAGCCTCTGATGAAGCAGAAGAGAAGGAAGCCAAGTCTGATTAA